The following are from one region of the Hemitrygon akajei chromosome 31, sHemAka1.3, whole genome shotgun sequence genome:
- the LOC140719299 gene encoding leucine-rich repeat-containing protein 4B-like, translated as MGVMMMMMAKALPTQRMRLNVGRTVSRLVLVTLWTLSLLGGLAQPHVCPKGCSCSNQFSKVICTRYELREVPSDISTNTRYLNLQENVIQVIKADTFKQLRHLEILQLSKNLIRHVEVGAFNGLTSLNTLELFDNRLTTVPSGAFEYLSKLRELWLRNNPIESIPSYAFNRVPSLRRLDLGELKKLEYISDAAFEGLVNLRYLNLGMCNLAEIPNLTPLLRLEELELSGNRLEVIQPGSFQGLTSLRKLWLMHAQVQLIERNAFDDLQSLEELNLSHNNLTSLPHDLFTPLHRLERVHLNHNPWHCNCDVLWLSWWLKETVPSNTTCCARCHSPPALKARYLGELDQSHFTCYAPVIVEPPADLNVTEGMAAELKCRAATSMTSVNWMTPNGTLMTHGSYRVRISVLHDGTLNFTNVTVQDTGLYTCLVSNSAGNATASATLNVSAADGGGPAGSGGGGGGGAAGSSSGGSPNSYSYFTTVTVETVEVVDEPRSTEHQAGPTPSGGWEVSAAYSSSSSSSSATSLAPQSTERAFTVPLATEAGDGMLAGLDDVMKTTKIIIGCFVAITFLAAVMLVAFYKLRKQHQLHKHRGQARAVEIINVEDELAGSAPADSCLALPAADREHLNHYAAAYKAHYGNNAAALNCTKNPLHNSVHEPLLFKSASKENVQETQI; from the coding sequence ATGggagtgatgatgatgatgatggcgaAGGCACTTCCAACACAGCGGATGAGACTCAACGTCGGCAGGACTGTTAGCCGCCTGGTGCTGGTGACCCTGTGGACCCTGTCCCTACTGGGGGGGCTGGCCCAGCCGCACGTCTGCCCCAAGGGCTGCTCCTGCAGCAACCAGTTCAGCAAGGTGATCTGCACCCGCTACGAGTTGCGGGAGGTGCCGAGCGACATCTCCACCAACACCCGCTACCTGAACCTGCAGGAGAACGTCATCCAGGTGATCAAGGCGGACACCTTCAAGCAGCTGCGGCACCTGGAGATCCTGCAGCTCAGCAAGAACCTGATCCGCCACGTGGAGGTGGGCGCCTTCAACGGCCTCACGAGCCTCAACACGCTGGAGCTCTTCGACAACCGGCTGACCACGGTGCCGAGCGGCGCCTTCGAGTACCTGTCCAAGCTGCGGGAGCTCTGGCTGCGGAACAACCCCATCGAGAGCATCCCGTCGTACGCCTTCAACCGGGTGCCGTCGCTGCGCCGCCTGGACCTGGGCGAGCTCAAGAAGCTGGAGTACATCTCGGACGCGGCGTTCGAGGGGCTGGTCAACCTGCGCTACCTCAACCTGGGCATGTGCAACCTGGCCGAGATCCCCAACCTGACGCCGCTCCTGCGGCTGGAAGAGCTGGAACTGTCGGGCAACCGGCTGGAGGTGATCCAGCCCGGCTCCTTCCAGGGGCTGACCAGCCTCCGCAAGCTGTGGCTGATGCACGCCCAGGTGCAGCTGATCGAGCGCAATGCCTTCGACGACCTGCAGTCGCTGGAGGAGCTGAATCTCTCGCACAACAACCTGACTTCGCTGCCGCACGACCTCTTCACGCCGCTGCACCGCCTGGAGCGGGTGCACCTCAACCACAACCCGTGGCACTGCAACTGCGACGTGCTCTGGCTGAGCTGGTGGCTCAAGGAGACGGTGCCCAGCAACACCACCTGCTGCGCCCGCTGCCACTCGCCGCCCGCCCTCAAGGCGCGCTACCTGGGCGAGCTGGACCAGAGCCACTTCACCTGCTACGCGCCGGTCATCGTGGAGCCGCCCGCCGACCTCAACGTGACCGAGGGCATGGCGGCCGAGCTCAAGTGCCGCGCCGCCACCTCCATGACGTCCGTCAACTGGATGACCCCCAACGGCACGCTGATGACCCACGGCTCGTACCGGGTTCGCATCTCGGTGCTGCACGACGGTACGCTCAACTTCACCAACGTGACGGTGCAGGACACCGGGCTCTACACCTGCCTGGTCAGTAACTCGGCGGGGAACGCCACCGCCTCAGCCACCCTCAACGTGTCGGCGGCCGACGGCGGTGGCCCGGCGGgcagcggcggcggcggcggcggcggcgctGCGGGCTCCTCCTCGGGCGGCTCCCCCAACAGCTACAGCTACTTCACCACGGTGACGGTGGAGACGGTGGAGGTGGTGGACGAGCCCCGCTCCACCGAGCACCAGGCCGGGCCCACCCCCTCCGGGGGCTGGGAGGTCTCCGCCGCCTACTCCTCCTCATCGTCCTCCTCCTCCGCCACGTCGCTGGCCCCGCAGTCCACGGAGCGCGCCTTCACCGTGCCGCTGGCCACCGAGGCGGGAGACGGCATGCTGGCCGGCCTCGACGACGTGATGAAGACCACCAAGATCATCATCGGCTGCTTCGTGGCCATCACCTTCCTCGCGGCCGTCATGCTGGTGGCCTTCTACAAGCTGCGCAAGCAGCACCAGCTCCACAAGCACCGGGGCCAGGCCCGCGCTGTCGAGATCATCAACGTGGAGGACGAGCTGGCGGGCTCGGCGCCCGCCGACAGCTGCCTGGCGCTGCCCGCTGCCGACCGCGAGCACCTCAACCACTACGCGGCCGCCTACAAGGCGCACTACGGCAACAACGCGGCCGCGCTGAACTGCACCAAAAACCCACTCCACAACTCCGTGCACGAACCGCTCCTCTTCAAGTCCGCCTCCAAAGAGAACGTGCAAGAGACGCAGATCTGA